One window of Papaver somniferum cultivar HN1 chromosome 9, ASM357369v1, whole genome shotgun sequence genomic DNA carries:
- the LOC113309247 gene encoding B3 domain-containing protein Os01g0234100-like isoform X1 produces the protein MKVKKEIPTSLTKVVTNSFKKKSRGTRLLTMIGKPKSPILDKAEKIQTGLSPSYPSFIKLMRRSHVSGCFWMKLPSAFCNPNLPSRDIDLTLLDEEGEEYMVKCLAPKFSLSAGWRGFSLAHKLAEGDAVVFHLIGAHKFKVYIVRARGLADVDLPHFLPNNDIPAQGSVQDGAGATERMITKKCTEKYQVSHSAVPISGEDQHTEVMDTSSAENRGKVMNAANKSSAENCTQSHPSAPFLGGDKNSNLAPPGMNATNKSPAENCAESHHSDTDNQNHNLEQPEENGSVEAIDTEVSEGARLPEPIAGIQEFTNLDSFTIIVNDMLIDPEISEDVRSKYYELCRSQKAYLHEHLMEGPNRKIVTAIISDIVNIADAVRAIKLSTPTDIFEAWEKSLKFYKHVGMNVEFLLSRVGIHLQQALAFDYNSAVIEENRLKEEMTAREAKILELRNASMSLERELTTLEGNREKHEAAFQSLVNSSW, from the exons ATGAAAGTGAAGAAAGAAATCCCTACGAGTCTCACCAAG GTAGTCACCAATTCTTTCAAAAAGAAATCGAG AGGAACGAGACTATTGACCATGATAGGTAAGCCTAAATCACCAATCCTAGATAAAGCTGAAAAAATCCAAACGGGTTTGAGTCCGAGTTATCCTAGCTTCATTAAACTTATGCGCCGTTCACATGTCAGTGGGTGTTTTTGGATG AAACTTCCATCCGCATTCTGCAATCCAAATCTACCAAGCAGGGACATTGATCTTACGTTGTTGGATGAAGAAGGGGAAGAGTACATGGTCAAATGCCTTGCTCCGAAGTTCTCACTAAGTGCTGGATGGAGAGGTTTTTCCCTTGCACACAAGTTAGCCGAGGGAGATGCCGTGGTTTTCCATTTAATTGGGGCTCATAAATTCAAG GTTTACATAGTTAGAGCACGCGGTTTGGCAGATGTTGACCTTCCTCATTTCCTTCCAAACAATGATATTCCTGCACAAGGGAGTGTGCAAG ACGGCGCAGGTGCTACGGAAAGGATGATAACTAAAAAATGTACAGAAAAGTACCAAGTATCTCATTCTGCAGTCCCTATTTCTGGAGAGGATCAACATACAGAAGTAATGGATACAAGTTCTGCAGAAAACCGTGGTAAAGTAATGAATGCAGCTAATAAAAGTTCTGCAGAAAACTGCACACAGTCTCATCCTTCAGCCCCTTTCCTTGGTGGAGATAAAAATAGTAATCTTGCACCGCCAGGAATGAATGCAACTAATAAAAGTCCTGCAGAAAACTGCGCAGAGTCTCATCATTCGGACACagataatcaaaatcataatcttGAACAACCTGAAGAGAATGGTAGTGTTGAGGCAATAGACACAGAAGTCTCGGAAGGTGCAAGACTTCCGGAGCCCATTGCTGGGATTCAGGAGTTTACAAATTTGGATAGTTTCACAATAATAGTTAATGACATGCTTATAGATCCCGAGATATCTGAAGATGTTCGAAGTAAATACTACGAGCTTTGCCGCAGTCAGAAAGCTTATCTTCATGAACATCTTATGGAGGGACCAAATCGTAAAATAGTTACCGCAATCATTTCCGATATAGTAAATATTGCTGATGCCGTCAGAGCTATTAAGCTCAGTACTCCCACGGATATAttcgaagcatgggagaagagcTTAAAATTTTATAAACACGTAGGAATGAATGTTGAGTTCTTGCTTTCTCGTGTTGGCATACATCTGCAACAAGCTTTGGCGTTTGATTACAACAGTGCAGTGATCGAAGAGAATCGTCTGAAGGAGGAGATGACAGCTCGTGAAgcaaaaatccttgaactaaGGAATGCCTCAATGAGTCTGGAAAGAGAACTAACAACTCTGGAAGGTAACAGAGAGAAGCACGAAGCGGCATTCCAAAGTCTGGTAAATTCTTCTTGGTGA
- the LOC113309247 gene encoding B3 domain-containing protein Os01g0234100-like isoform X2 — translation MKVKKEIPTSLTKVVTNSFKKKSRGTRLLTMIGKPKSPILDKAEKIQTGLSPSYPSFIKLMRRSHVSGCFWMKLPSAFCNPNLPSRDIDLTLLDEEGEEYMVKCLAPKFSLSAGWRGFSLAHKLAEGDAVVFHLIGAHKFKVYIVRARGLADVDLPHFLPNNDIPAQGSVQGATERMITKKCTEKYQVSHSAVPISGEDQHTEVMDTSSAENRGKVMNAANKSSAENCTQSHPSAPFLGGDKNSNLAPPGMNATNKSPAENCAESHHSDTDNQNHNLEQPEENGSVEAIDTEVSEGARLPEPIAGIQEFTNLDSFTIIVNDMLIDPEISEDVRSKYYELCRSQKAYLHEHLMEGPNRKIVTAIISDIVNIADAVRAIKLSTPTDIFEAWEKSLKFYKHVGMNVEFLLSRVGIHLQQALAFDYNSAVIEENRLKEEMTAREAKILELRNASMSLERELTTLEGNREKHEAAFQSLVNSSW, via the exons ATGAAAGTGAAGAAAGAAATCCCTACGAGTCTCACCAAG GTAGTCACCAATTCTTTCAAAAAGAAATCGAG AGGAACGAGACTATTGACCATGATAGGTAAGCCTAAATCACCAATCCTAGATAAAGCTGAAAAAATCCAAACGGGTTTGAGTCCGAGTTATCCTAGCTTCATTAAACTTATGCGCCGTTCACATGTCAGTGGGTGTTTTTGGATG AAACTTCCATCCGCATTCTGCAATCCAAATCTACCAAGCAGGGACATTGATCTTACGTTGTTGGATGAAGAAGGGGAAGAGTACATGGTCAAATGCCTTGCTCCGAAGTTCTCACTAAGTGCTGGATGGAGAGGTTTTTCCCTTGCACACAAGTTAGCCGAGGGAGATGCCGTGGTTTTCCATTTAATTGGGGCTCATAAATTCAAG GTTTACATAGTTAGAGCACGCGGTTTGGCAGATGTTGACCTTCCTCATTTCCTTCCAAACAATGATATTCCTGCACAAGGGAGTGTGCAAG GTGCTACGGAAAGGATGATAACTAAAAAATGTACAGAAAAGTACCAAGTATCTCATTCTGCAGTCCCTATTTCTGGAGAGGATCAACATACAGAAGTAATGGATACAAGTTCTGCAGAAAACCGTGGTAAAGTAATGAATGCAGCTAATAAAAGTTCTGCAGAAAACTGCACACAGTCTCATCCTTCAGCCCCTTTCCTTGGTGGAGATAAAAATAGTAATCTTGCACCGCCAGGAATGAATGCAACTAATAAAAGTCCTGCAGAAAACTGCGCAGAGTCTCATCATTCGGACACagataatcaaaatcataatcttGAACAACCTGAAGAGAATGGTAGTGTTGAGGCAATAGACACAGAAGTCTCGGAAGGTGCAAGACTTCCGGAGCCCATTGCTGGGATTCAGGAGTTTACAAATTTGGATAGTTTCACAATAATAGTTAATGACATGCTTATAGATCCCGAGATATCTGAAGATGTTCGAAGTAAATACTACGAGCTTTGCCGCAGTCAGAAAGCTTATCTTCATGAACATCTTATGGAGGGACCAAATCGTAAAATAGTTACCGCAATCATTTCCGATATAGTAAATATTGCTGATGCCGTCAGAGCTATTAAGCTCAGTACTCCCACGGATATAttcgaagcatgggagaagagcTTAAAATTTTATAAACACGTAGGAATGAATGTTGAGTTCTTGCTTTCTCGTGTTGGCATACATCTGCAACAAGCTTTGGCGTTTGATTACAACAGTGCAGTGATCGAAGAGAATCGTCTGAAGGAGGAGATGACAGCTCGTGAAgcaaaaatccttgaactaaGGAATGCCTCAATGAGTCTGGAAAGAGAACTAACAACTCTGGAAGGTAACAGAGAGAAGCACGAAGCGGCATTCCAAAGTCTGGTAAATTCTTCTTGGTGA